The following DNA comes from Weissella koreensis KACC 15510.
TGAGGGCTTTTTTTATTAATAAAGGATGGGGAGAATTATGGATTATTTATGGTCAATCTTACCTAGTATGTTAAATGGTTTGAAAATGACTTTTGGGGTGTTTGGATTAACCTTAGTTGGTGCCATTCCATTAGGTGTTTTAGTTGCAATGGCTCTACGTTCTGAAATTGGACTATTGAAATTGTTGATGAACTTCTATATTTGGATAATGCGGGGAACACCATTGCTATTACAAATTGTCTTTGTTTACTATGGACTTAGCTTGGCACAGATTGTAACTTTCCCTCGTTTTGAAGCGGCTGTTGTCACCTTTATATTGAATTATGCGGCTTATTTTGCTGAAATTTTTCGAGGTGGATTACAAAGTGTACCTCAAGGACAATATGAAGGGGCTCAGGTTTTAGGATTTTCCAAATGGCAAACTATGAAAAAAATCATCTTACCACAAGTAGTTAAAATCGTGATGCCATCAGTTGGAAATGAAGTGGTTAATTTGGTTAAAGATTCATCATTGGTTTATGTCATTGGATTAGGAGACTTAATGCGAGCTGGAAACATTGCTGCAGCACGGGATGTTACTCTAGTGCCATATTTATTAGTTGGAGCTCTATATTTGATCCTAACTGTTGCTGCAACATTGATTATGCGAAAAATTGAAAATTCATTAGATTTTGATCGTTTGGATCGTTAGAAAGGATTGAATATGTTAGAAATTAAAGATTTACAAAAAAAATACGCTGACCATCTTATCTTTAAAAATTTAGCTTTGACGATCCCAACTGGAAAAATCATGGCGATAGTAGGACCATCTGGAATTGGGAAGACGACATTTTTAAAAATTATTGCCGGACTATTACCAGCTGATCAAGGTACGATGGAATTGAATGGAGAAAGACTGGATTTAACTGGTAATCGTAAAGGTGCTCAAGTTGGAGTTATTTTCCAAGACTTTAACCTTTTCCCCCAGTATACAGTCCAGGAAAATATTACTTTGGCCCCAATTAACGTTTTAAAAGATTCAAAATCGGCGGCAAATAAAAAAGCTGAAGAACTTTTAAAGGAATTAGGATTGTTTGATCAAGCTCATCAGTATCCTAATCAATTATCTGGTGGTCAGAAACAACGAGTTGCGATTGCGCGTGCTCTAGCTATGCAACCGGGTATGTTGGCTTATGATGAACCAACCTCAGGGTTAGATGCAGCTTCAACGCAGCAAGTTGTTCATGTGATGCAACAAATGAAATCCCAAGGGGTTACACAGTTGGTTGTTACTCATGACTTACCATTTGCTGAAGCTGTGGCAGATTTAACGTTTGATTTTGGAAAAGAGGTTCAACGTTGAGACATAAAAAACAAATTTGGGGTAATTTAATTGTTTTTGTAATATTAATAGGAATTATTGGTGGGTTAACTTGGAAAGTTAATCACCCCAAAGACCAATGGGGTAAAACACAACAGAAAAAGGTGATCGTTATTGGAGTCGATGATACGTTCGTTCCAATGGGTTTTCGAAATTCCAAAGGCGAGTTAGTTGGTTACGATGTTGATCTTGCACGAAAAACTTTTCAAGCGATGGGATTAAAAGTTAAATTTCAAGTAATTGATTGGTCAATGAAAGAAACAGAACTTAAATCTAAGCATATTGATGCAATTTGGAATGGTTATACTGAGACACCCGAGCGAGCAAAACATGTTGCCTTTTCAGAATCATATCACCAAGATGAGCAAGTTATTTTAACTTTAAAAGATCATAACTTTAAGCAAGCTAAAGATTTAAAAAATCACGATTTAGGGATTCAAACGGGTTCTTCTGGAGCAGCAAGTTATGATGGACAACCACATATTTTGAAAAGCATCATTCGTGATACCGTTCAGTATGATGATTTTTCAAAGGCGCTGAACGATTTACAAGTAGATCGAATTCAAGGGGTCTTAATTGATAGTGATTATGCGCGTTATTATATAGCTCATTCGACTCAAGGTAATCAATTTCAGATGCTTCAAACGAGATTTCCAAAGGAACAATTTGTAGTTGGTTTCCGGAAATCAGATGTTAAATTAAGATTAGCCGTAAATAAACAGTTGGCAAAATTTGAAAAAGATAGTACTATAAGTGAGTTGACGGAAAAATATTTTAATTAATACGGCAACATCAATCAAATAATATTTACTAAAAAATGAGGTCGTTCACGCGCCTTCATTTTTTATTTTTATAAATTATTTTTAGGGGAGGTAGAATTGGATGCAAACAACAAAAGGTATGTCTTTAAAATGGCTGTTAATAGCGAGTTTTATTAATAATTTTGCTTTAGGGTTTATTTGGCCATTAACTTCTATTTATTTACATAATCAATTAGGTCAAACATTGATTACTGTTGGATGGGTTATGTTAATGAACGCTGTAGGTCAAATGGTCGGTAGCGTTATTTCGGGGCGGCTTTTTGACCGGATGCAACCATTTAACCTCATTCGAATTGGGATTGGAGTCATGGCACTTTCACAAGTTGCTTTTATTCTTTGGCATGGTTGGCCAGCTTACCCAATTATTTTAGCTGTTACGGGAATTTTTAGTGGTTGGAATACAGCAACAATTAATTCATATGGGACTCAGGTTAGAGGTCATGATGGCCGATATGTTTTTAATATGTTATATTTTATTGCTAATTTTGGTATGGTTTTTGCTACTGCCATGGTTGGTACAATTTATAACTATGGTATTGTTTGGCTTTTTATTATTTCATTTATCATGTACAGTGCTCTTTTTATTATTATTCAAAAATTCTTTAACTTTAAGCTAGAACAAGCGCAAGTAGATGATAATCAAAGTATGGAGAAAATTAAATTGCCAACCTGGAATTTACGTATTATTTGGACGGTGATTTTAGGACTGAGCGTTCTTTGGATTTCTTATGCTCAGTGGCAAGGGAATTTGTCTGTCTATATGTCTGATGTTTTACATTTACCATTGTGGCAATATTCAATGCTTTGGACGATTAATGGCCTTTTGGTAGCGGTTGTGCAACTAACCATTAATTTTTTGAATCTTTCCACTAATCGTAAAATGATGTGGATCCAAATTTATGGAGGTATTGCTTGCTTTGGCTTGGCATTCTTGATTTTGCCATTTGTTGATGATTTTAAAGGATTTGCTTTGGCAATGGTTATCACAACTTTGGGCGAAGCAACTGCGTTCCCAATGATCCCTGCCTTGGTAAATGAGTTAACACCATTGAACTTTAAAGGACAATTCCAAGGATTAGTGGCGGCAGCACCATCAGCAGGAAAAGCGATTGGCCCATTGATGGGAGGATTCTTTATTGAGCGTCTCGGATATCATTCAATGTTTTATTTAGCTGCAGGGCTAGTTGCAATAACATTGGTATTTGTTATCTTAATTATTATGATTGGGTTTAAGAAAACGACACTTTATTAAAACATATAAAACGGTAATGATCTTAATTTATGTAAATAAAAAACGTATTCAATATTTGAATACGTTTTTTATTTAGTCATTTTTACTATCTGTACCGCTTGGTTCAGGAGTAGGAGTCGGTGTTTGACTAGTACTTGAAGACGTAGCTGAACTACTTGTGCTTGGCGTTGTATTTGAATTTGAAGTAGTAGTAGAATTAGTACTATTTTGACTCTGTTGTTGTGTTGATGATGATTCTTTAGTCGTTGAGAAAATCGTAGAAGATCGTGCAATGGAAGAAGAAGAAGATCCACTAACAGCAGTAGTTGAACCAAATACACGATGAGCAAACGGATCCTTAAAGTCGGCATCCTTGACCTCATATTCAGTTTGACCGTACTTGGTAACTTTCGTAACTGATGACGGAACTCGCCAGTTAGAACCGTCACCATCATTTTTATCCATAACATATTGCATCAAAGTGTCATAAATTTCACTTGGCAATTGCGAAGTTGAACTTAATGGAGTATCAACTTGCATGGGTTGATCATATCCCGTCCAAACTGAAATAGCAGCAGATTTAGTGAAACCAGTAAACCAAAGATCTTGAGCACTATTACTAGGGAATTTTGAGTCAGAAGGGTAAGCAACGGTTCCAGATTTAGCAGCTTGCTTATAATCAGAATGAATGTACTTGTCATAACCTAAGTTCCAAGGAGCTTTAGCAGTGAATACGGATTGTAGCATATTATTGATCATAAATGCAGTTGATTCTTTCATCGCTCTGGTTCCCTTGCTACTCATATCAGTAACTTTACCTTCTCTTGTTGTAATAGACTTAACATAAGAAGGCTTATAATAAGTACCACCATTAGCAAAGGCAGAGAATGCTGCTGCTTCTTGTTCAGTTGAGATGTTAAATCCAATTGCAGAACCACCAGTTAACTTTTGATTGATGCCTAATTTTTTAAGGAAGTCACCAGCCCGCGTATAGCCAACGTACTCATCTTTTTTACCATTTGGTAGTGTACTTTGTCCCTCTAAGGTATGCAAAGCCGGTACATTCAATGAACGTGAAAGAGCGTTACGCATTGTCACATATTGTTGTCCACTTTGTTTAGAGTAAGGTAAGTTGTTTGTCATACCAGCGTCACCAACATTGAGGTCAGTTCCAGCATATTTAAATGATGAAGAATCGTCTACGGCTCGATAAGTTGGCCAGTTAAATTCTTCAATTGCAGGAGCATAATCAATTAAAGGCTTAACCGTTGAACCACCAGATCGTTGAGTAGAAGTAGCTAGATTGAGGCCTTGCAAACTGTCCTGATTACGACCACCAATTTGTGCAATGACGTCCCCTGATTGTGGATCCGTAATGGTTACAGCAGTTTGAATTTCGTCATCAGGGAAGTTAATCCCATATGAATTACCATTTGATGAATTAATTATATCGTAAGCTTTGTTTTGAACATCACCATCCAAATTGGTTTTAATGGTTAAACCATCACGATTAACATCGTATTTTGCTTTTTTGACTTGAGCTAAAACAGAAGTTACATAAGAGTCTGATATTTTTTCTTTCTCTGCTTCTTCATCATTTTCAGGGTGAGAAGAAACTAATCCATCATCAATTGGGGTGTTTTTATAAGTCTGAGCTTCATTTTTGGAAATTGTGCCATACTCAGCCATCGCATTTAAGACTTGATCTCGGCGATATTTAGCACCTTTTGGATTAGTATATGGATCATAGCCCGAAGGAGACTGAGGTAATCCAGCGATCAAAGCAGTCTGTGGGATGGTCAAATCTTCCATGTCTTTATCATAGTAGAATTTAGCGGCGGTCTTCATTCCATAGACCCCATTACCCATGTAAACTTTGTTCATATAAAGAGTCAAAATTTGAGCTTTTGAATATTGTTTTTCGACTTTAATTGACATCCAAGCTTCTTGAACTTTACGCTTTAGGGTTTGATCACTTGTGGCTGATGAAAAGGCTGTTTGTTTGATCAATTGTTGAGTTAAGGTAGATCCACCTTGTAGACCAAGTGATGAACCAGTTAGATTAGCGAAAGCAGCGCCAACGATTCGACGAATATCAATACCACCATGCTTATAAAATCGTCGATCTTCAATAGCTACGACCGCATTTTTCATGGTATCAGTATATTCACTTTGACGTGCAATTTCACGTCGTTCGTTACCACTTGTCCAAACGGTATTTCCATCTTTATCTAAAATAGTAGATTGAGATGAACCGGCTAAACCGGCATTAGTGACTTTTGGAGCAGTGATGGACCAGTAAGAAACCAAAGCAATCACAATAATGGCAATGATTCCGATCACACTTGCAACAATGAATAAGATTCGCTTTTTAAGCGGATGGTTGGCACGCTTCTTTTTAGGATGTGTGCGATTAGCTCTAGAAAGATTTTGATCAGGCATTTGATCGTTCTCCTTGAATAATATAAATTTAATGTATTGCAATTAATTGATCAACTGCATTGAGATAAGGTAGGGAAGGTCTTAAACCAGTTGGGATTAAGATTCCTTGTTCGACAATTTCGGTATATGGAACTGACTTACGGTTTTCTTGCCGATTTTTCCAATAAGTGATTAAGAGACTACTATCAATCAGGTAGGTTTCATTACGTTTTGTAAAACGAATAATAAAAAAGCTTAGGCCACCAAGCCGTTTAATATCATCTAAATGATCAATTTGATGTTGATGGACATTACTAAGTGGAAATGAGGTTTGGTTGGCTGTTTCCTTGGCATCAAAATCCAGATAGCGTCCTTGATAAATTCCATTATAATCAGTCGTTGAAGCTTGACGAAAGTAAGCTTCTGTTATTTTGGCGGCTGATCTTTTTGGATACTCAACATTTACAATTTGAATAGGGGTTGGCTTTTTATGAATGTTAGCCAAACCATTTTGTAGATAAAATTGATTGGCTTGATTTAATTCGCTTTCTAAAGACATTCCACGATGACCTTGATTAGGACGTTTTATGTCATTTTTTGTTGATCGCGATGGTTCAAATGGTTGTCCATTTGGGTATTTAATGGTCATCGCAACACCTCCATATGAAAGATAATCGTTATTATTATACCAAAATTACCCAGACTAGTCCTATATTGAGGGGATTTAATTTATTAATTGAGGTATATTTTTATCAGCAATTTATAATTTTTGTTTCTAGATGATAGAAATAAACTAGATTATAGGATGATCTAGTTTAGATAAAATAATCTCATAAAATGTGATATGAACCGATTGAATCTTGATTTTCTGCTATAATTAATAGGAAGAATTATCAGCAATTGAGGGATGGATGGATTATTTTTTAATTTTAATCTAAGAAAATTGTGGTTAAAATATTATTGTTTATATAATATTTAGGATTATTACGTTGAAAGAGGAATTTTACGTATGACAAGACTGTGGATCACTGGTTTTAGAAGTTTTGAATTAGGCATTTTTGGAAATCAAGATCCTAAAGTCGCTGTTATTAAATTTGCTCTTGAAAAGTTGCTGAAGAGAGCATTAGATGAAGGATTAGAGTGGGTTATAACGGGTGGACAATTAGGTATAGATCAATATGCATTAGAAACCGCAAATGCGTTGAGATTGGATAACCCGCTGTTAAAAACAGCCCTAATGACTCCATTTATTGATTTTGGAGGACAGTGGAATGAAAACAATCAGGCTCAACTTCAGCAATTAAAAACAGCAGTGGATTTTACACAAAGCGTCAGTCCAGAACCTTATAAAAATCCTCAGCAATTCAAAAATTATCAAAATTTTATGCTAAAGCATACAGATGGAGTAATTCTATTCTATGATCCACAAGCAGATGAAAGTAAGGTTCGTTTCCTGTATGCCGCTATGCAACAATATCAGCAAAATCGTTCATATTCGATTACTTTAGTTGATTTTGACCGTTTACAAGAATATGCCGATGAATATGCTGAAAGTATTCGAGAATGGTAAAAATTATTTTTTCAGATGAAATAAGTTAGATAAACTGGTAAACTTGAAACAAGATTAAATAAAGGAGCTCCACTATGGAACAAGTACGGCACACCGTTGAAGAAATTTTTAATAAAGATTTTAAGAAAACTGCAATTCAAGGTTACAATACTAATGATGTTGATAGTTATCTTGATGAATTAATGGCGGATTATCAAATATTTGAAAGTAATATTAGTGAATTAGAAGAAACCATTGAGAAACAAAAGTTGGAAATTGCTGAGTTAACACGTCGAGCTAATTCAGTTACAGCAACAACCAGTACTAGTAATCCGGCAACTCCTTCAGCAAATGCAAATATGGATATCTTAAAGCGGCTCTCTAATTTAGAACGGCGTGTCTTTGGAACAGCTAATGAAAAAACAGAATAATAAAACACTATAAATTGCGAAGCATTTGGTGTATAATTTAGGATGTTGTGTTAGTGGGTAATTGCGTATCATTTTTATGGTATGAGGAAAGTCCATGCTCGCACTGGCTGTGATGCCAGTAGTGTTCGCGCTAGCTGAAAAAATAAGGCTAGGCAGCCATGTAAATGGTTGACGGCCAACGAATGACCTAAAGGAAACCACGGTTTAATAGTTGTGAAAGTGCCACAGTGACGAACCTTTTTAGAAATGGAAAGGCTGGAACGCGGTAAACCCCACGAGCGGGCAACCCAAACTTTGGTAGGGGCGCTTGATCTAACAAATTGAAGTGATGATCGGGGAGATATTTTTAATATCTGAGATAGATGATTGCCACCAAACAAAGCCTGCCAAGCTCTGTTTGGAACAAAACATGGCTTACAGCTAACACATCCGGCAGCCGACACTTTAGGGTGTCGGCTTTTATTTTTGTATTTTTTATAAAAATAAAAGTAATAAACAAGTTTGCTCACTAAATTGATATAATTTAAATTGAAGTGAGGTTACTTGTTGAAACATATAAAATATAGTTTTTAATGATTTAAAGAAAATGAACTAGCATTAAGTTGATACTCAGTTATTGAAGGAGACAGCTTAATATTTACGAATGAGGAGTATAGGATGACCGAACCAACTTTTAAATTAATGGCTGTCATGGGCGCTGGGATGGAAGCAATTGTTGCTAAAGAACTAAAAAATTTAGGTTATCAAGTTAGAACTGAAAATGGTCGAGTGTTCTTTGAAGGAACTTTGACTGATATTTATCGAGCTAACCTGTGGTTAAGAGTAGCGGATCGAATTAAAATTGTTTTGACTGAATTTGAAGCC
Coding sequences within:
- a CDS encoding amino acid ABC transporter permease produces the protein MDYLWSILPSMLNGLKMTFGVFGLTLVGAIPLGVLVAMALRSEIGLLKLLMNFYIWIMRGTPLLLQIVFVYYGLSLAQIVTFPRFEAAVVTFILNYAAYFAEIFRGGLQSVPQGQYEGAQVLGFSKWQTMKKIILPQVVKIVMPSVGNEVVNLVKDSSLVYVIGLGDLMRAGNIAAARDVTLVPYLLVGALYLILTVAATLIMRKIENSLDFDRLDR
- a CDS encoding amino acid ABC transporter ATP-binding protein; the encoded protein is MLEIKDLQKKYADHLIFKNLALTIPTGKIMAIVGPSGIGKTTFLKIIAGLLPADQGTMELNGERLDLTGNRKGAQVGVIFQDFNLFPQYTVQENITLAPINVLKDSKSAANKKAEELLKELGLFDQAHQYPNQLSGGQKQRVAIARALAMQPGMLAYDEPTSGLDAASTQQVVHVMQQMKSQGVTQLVVTHDLPFAEAVADLTFDFGKEVQR
- a CDS encoding amino acid ABC transporter substrate-binding protein yields the protein MRHKKQIWGNLIVFVILIGIIGGLTWKVNHPKDQWGKTQQKKVIVIGVDDTFVPMGFRNSKGELVGYDVDLARKTFQAMGLKVKFQVIDWSMKETELKSKHIDAIWNGYTETPERAKHVAFSESYHQDEQVILTLKDHNFKQAKDLKNHDLGIQTGSSGAASYDGQPHILKSIIRDTVQYDDFSKALNDLQVDRIQGVLIDSDYARYYIAHSTQGNQFQMLQTRFPKEQFVVGFRKSDVKLRLAVNKQLAKFEKDSTISELTEKYFN
- a CDS encoding MDR family MFS transporter, encoding MQTTKGMSLKWLLIASFINNFALGFIWPLTSIYLHNQLGQTLITVGWVMLMNAVGQMVGSVISGRLFDRMQPFNLIRIGIGVMALSQVAFILWHGWPAYPIILAVTGIFSGWNTATINSYGTQVRGHDGRYVFNMLYFIANFGMVFATAMVGTIYNYGIVWLFIISFIMYSALFIIIQKFFNFKLEQAQVDDNQSMEKIKLPTWNLRIIWTVILGLSVLWISYAQWQGNLSVYMSDVLHLPLWQYSMLWTINGLLVAVVQLTINFLNLSTNRKMMWIQIYGGIACFGLAFLILPFVDDFKGFALAMVITTLGEATAFPMIPALVNELTPLNFKGQFQGLVAAAPSAGKAIGPLMGGFFIERLGYHSMFYLAAGLVAITLVFVILIIMIGFKKTTLY
- a CDS encoding transglycosylase domain-containing protein, which translates into the protein MPDQNLSRANRTHPKKKRANHPLKKRILFIVASVIGIIAIIVIALVSYWSITAPKVTNAGLAGSSQSTILDKDGNTVWTSGNERREIARQSEYTDTMKNAVVAIEDRRFYKHGGIDIRRIVGAAFANLTGSSLGLQGGSTLTQQLIKQTAFSSATSDQTLKRKVQEAWMSIKVEKQYSKAQILTLYMNKVYMGNGVYGMKTAAKFYYDKDMEDLTIPQTALIAGLPQSPSGYDPYTNPKGAKYRRDQVLNAMAEYGTISKNEAQTYKNTPIDDGLVSSHPENDEEAEKEKISDSYVTSVLAQVKKAKYDVNRDGLTIKTNLDGDVQNKAYDIINSSNGNSYGINFPDDEIQTAVTITDPQSGDVIAQIGGRNQDSLQGLNLATSTQRSGGSTVKPLIDYAPAIEEFNWPTYRAVDDSSSFKYAGTDLNVGDAGMTNNLPYSKQSGQQYVTMRNALSRSLNVPALHTLEGQSTLPNGKKDEYVGYTRAGDFLKKLGINQKLTGGSAIGFNISTEQEAAAFSAFANGGTYYKPSYVKSITTREGKVTDMSSKGTRAMKESTAFMINNMLQSVFTAKAPWNLGYDKYIHSDYKQAAKSGTVAYPSDSKFPSNSAQDLWFTGFTKSAAISVWTGYDQPMQVDTPLSSTSQLPSEIYDTLMQYVMDKNDGDGSNWRVPSSVTKVTKYGQTEYEVKDADFKDPFAHRVFGSTTAVSGSSSSSIARSSTIFSTTKESSSTQQQSQNSTNSTTTSNSNTTPSTSSSATSSSTSQTPTPTPEPSGTDSKND
- the recU gene encoding Holliday junction resolvase RecU, with protein sequence MTIKYPNGQPFEPSRSTKNDIKRPNQGHRGMSLESELNQANQFYLQNGLANIHKKPTPIQIVNVEYPKRSAAKITEAYFRQASTTDYNGIYQGRYLDFDAKETANQTSFPLSNVHQHQIDHLDDIKRLGGLSFFIIRFTKRNETYLIDSSLLITYWKNRQENRKSVPYTEIVEQGILIPTGLRPSLPYLNAVDQLIAIH
- a CDS encoding DUF1273 domain-containing protein — encoded protein: MTRLWITGFRSFELGIFGNQDPKVAVIKFALEKLLKRALDEGLEWVITGGQLGIDQYALETANALRLDNPLLKTALMTPFIDFGGQWNENNQAQLQQLKTAVDFTQSVSPEPYKNPQQFKNYQNFMLKHTDGVILFYDPQADESKVRFLYAAMQQYQQNRSYSITLVDFDRLQEYADEYAESIREW
- the gpsB gene encoding cell division regulator GpsB, which translates into the protein MEQVRHTVEEIFNKDFKKTAIQGYNTNDVDSYLDELMADYQIFESNISELEETIEKQKLEIAELTRRANSVTATTSTSNPATPSANANMDILKRLSNLERRVFGTANEKTE